The Haloplasma contractile SSD-17B genome has a segment encoding these proteins:
- a CDS encoding redox-sensing transcriptional repressor Rex, with the protein MSERKSKKVKGIPIAVIGRLPIYYQYLTQLCERNIERISSKELSNKLHFTDSQIRQDLNSFGSFGTRGFGYHVKDLKKTIEEILGINSKTSMVLVGAGNIGKAIAYYERYEKRGFYIKAIFDQKDELIHTTINGITVLDIESLPYFLKEHKIDIGILAIPPEDAPKVAQILSDGGVKGIWNFSLSHLYLENETIVEHVNITESLLALSYRIKEQSEKQNKE; encoded by the coding sequence ATGAGTGAACGAAAATCTAAAAAAGTTAAAGGAATACCGATTGCTGTTATAGGACGACTACCCATTTATTATCAATATTTGACACAGTTATGTGAACGTAATATCGAACGAATTTCATCAAAAGAATTATCTAACAAGCTTCATTTTACAGATTCACAAATTAGACAAGATCTAAATTCATTTGGAAGTTTTGGTACTAGAGGTTTTGGCTACCATGTCAAAGATTTAAAAAAGACTATTGAAGAGATATTAGGAATTAATAGTAAAACAAGCATGGTATTAGTAGGTGCAGGTAATATCGGAAAGGCGATTGCATACTATGAACGCTATGAAAAAAGGGGATTCTACATTAAAGCAATTTTTGATCAAAAAGATGAATTAATACATACAACGATCAATGGAATAACCGTGTTAGATATTGAGTCACTACCCTATTTTTTGAAGGAACATAAAATTGATATTGGGATTTTAGCAATTCCACCTGAGGATGCACCAAAGGTCGCACAGATTTTATCTGATGGTGGTGTGAAGGGAATTTGGAATTTTTCTTTAAGCCATCTATATTTAGAGAATGAGACTATTGTAGAACATGTAAATATAACGGAGAGTTTATTGGCGCTGTCCTATCGAATCAAGGAACAGAGTGAAAAACAGAATAAAGAATAG
- a CDS encoding monomeric [FeFe] hydrogenase yields MAQSGSQLTKIRRTLLQEVALLAFNDQLIDQIDTLPQKIVKDGMSYRCCKHKEMAIVKDRIALALGEIPTVNYYKYQLSEIAQQRYEQVSDDKQKHSIHIIEEACDKCPIDKMVVTNACRNCVAHHCINSCKKGAIRIMGDKAFIDKETCIECGLCVKACPYGAILEIERPCSRVCGADAIVPGDTSTATINYDDCVECGACIEACPFGAISVRSDLLKVIDLLKEHPVIAFVAPSIIGQFGPMVTFDKIRTGLLELGFDDVVEVAIGADEVIKTEGEELLDRLEENGGTTFNSCCPSFKQLVYKHFPELIAHVSTTPSPMLVSVLNYKRDTGRPVKSVFIGPCISKKGEAIREGASLIDSVITFEELGTLFIAKGINLANLNNNAVNFSDSEHPSKLAEHFCQAGGVGNAIKEHLKEKKEINLHTVAGIKNCKDLLKLVSKKKVTHDFIEGMGCVEGCVGGPKALVNHRVAKGVLKKKYRV; encoded by the coding sequence ATGGCACAATCAGGATCACAATTAACAAAAATCAGACGGACTTTATTACAAGAGGTCGCATTGTTAGCATTTAATGATCAGTTAATTGATCAAATTGATACATTACCACAAAAAATAGTTAAGGACGGTATGAGTTATCGTTGCTGTAAACATAAAGAAATGGCAATTGTAAAAGATAGAATTGCACTGGCATTAGGCGAAATTCCAACAGTCAATTATTATAAATATCAGTTATCAGAAATTGCACAACAACGTTATGAACAGGTGAGTGATGATAAACAAAAGCATTCCATACACATTATTGAAGAAGCGTGTGATAAATGCCCAATTGATAAAATGGTAGTTACAAATGCTTGTCGGAACTGCGTCGCACATCACTGTATCAACTCATGTAAGAAAGGTGCAATACGGATAATGGGAGATAAAGCATTTATTGATAAAGAGACATGTATTGAATGTGGACTTTGTGTGAAGGCGTGCCCGTATGGTGCGATTCTTGAAATCGAACGACCGTGTAGTCGAGTGTGTGGTGCTGATGCCATCGTGCCTGGTGATACGAGTACTGCAACCATCAATTATGATGACTGTGTTGAATGTGGTGCCTGCATTGAAGCCTGTCCATTCGGTGCTATATCAGTGCGTTCGGATTTATTAAAAGTAATCGACCTCTTGAAAGAACACCCCGTTATTGCATTTGTTGCCCCCTCTATTATCGGGCAGTTTGGACCTATGGTGACATTTGATAAGATTAGAACGGGTCTACTCGAACTCGGTTTTGACGATGTCGTAGAAGTTGCTATAGGAGCGGACGAGGTAATTAAGACGGAGGGCGAGGAATTATTAGATCGGTTAGAAGAAAATGGGGGCACTACCTTTAACTCTTGTTGTCCATCATTTAAACAACTGGTCTATAAGCATTTTCCTGAATTGATTGCTCACGTTTCGACGACTCCATCGCCAATGCTTGTTTCCGTTTTGAACTATAAAAGGGATACAGGTAGACCTGTTAAAAGTGTATTTATAGGGCCATGTATTAGCAAAAAGGGGGAGGCTATTCGAGAAGGCGCATCACTAATCGATTCGGTTATTACATTTGAAGAGTTAGGGACGCTTTTTATAGCCAAAGGAATTAACTTAGCAAACTTAAATAATAATGCGGTTAATTTTTCTGATTCAGAACACCCTTCTAAACTTGCAGAGCATTTTTGTCAAGCAGGTGGTGTAGGGAATGCGATTAAAGAACATTTAAAAGAAAAAAAGGAAATCAATTTGCATACAGTTGCGGGAATTAAAAACTGTAAGGATCTCCTTAAATTAGTATCTAAAAAGAAAGTTACCCATGATTTCATAGAGGGAATGGGATGTGTAGAAGGCTGTGTTGGGGGACCTAAGGCGCTTGTTAACCATAGAGTTGCTAAAGGAGTTTTGAAGAAAAAGTATCGAGTATAG
- a CDS encoding NAD(P)H-dependent oxidoreductase subunit E, with amino-acid sequence MDSKIDVELCVGTYCHLMGSGKIIEAIESLPESIKKRLDIRFKSCMNECSNGSKIRINGQLIDEATDERVIALIKGHLL; translated from the coding sequence ATGGATTCAAAAATAGATGTGGAATTATGTGTAGGGACTTATTGTCATTTAATGGGAAGTGGAAAGATTATTGAAGCAATTGAATCACTTCCTGAATCGATTAAGAAACGACTCGATATACGATTTAAATCATGTATGAATGAGTGTTCTAATGGTTCAAAGATAAGGATTAATGGTCAATTAATTGATGAAGCTACTGATGAACGAGTCATTGCTTTAATAAAGGGACATCTTCTATAA
- a CDS encoding SpoIIE family protein phosphatase, whose product MTIKYDVNVSALFKHNEEVCGDTTQIIKNKHATTIILSDGLGSGIKASILSILSTKIASRLLERNVSLDQVFSTIASTLPTCKVRGLAYSTLSILKITELGNANLIEYDNPSIMLFRDGQLINIKKQERTLAGKLVYESFFTVELDDVLVMVSDGIINAGVGGLFNLGLGHKELVNMILSKRLFKYDPHVLNKKIMNFIDGCYLCEPGDDSTSIVIKARSPRQIVILTGPPQDKISDREIVMNHFMSNRNSKKIVCGGTTGNIVARELHQSLETSIIYDDPSVPPIGKIKSIDLVTEGILTFNKCLEKIKQYRETKQLPTRNDGASLLTNELINADGIQFIIGTSVNPAHEELMESLQLMPRPVIVKQIIHELIAIGKEIQVEWF is encoded by the coding sequence ATGACGATTAAATATGATGTGAATGTTAGTGCATTGTTTAAGCATAATGAGGAAGTATGTGGAGATACAACACAAATTATAAAGAATAAGCATGCAACGACAATCATTTTGTCTGATGGGTTAGGTAGTGGAATTAAAGCAAGTATACTATCTATTTTGTCAACCAAGATAGCATCTCGACTGCTAGAACGTAATGTGTCATTGGATCAAGTTTTCTCAACTATAGCCTCAACATTACCAACCTGTAAGGTAAGGGGGCTAGCTTATTCAACATTATCGATTTTAAAAATCACTGAACTGGGGAACGCAAATCTTATTGAATATGATAATCCATCAATCATGTTGTTTCGAGATGGTCAATTAATAAATATCAAAAAGCAAGAACGTACCTTAGCAGGAAAATTGGTATATGAATCATTTTTTACAGTAGAACTTGATGATGTATTGGTAATGGTGAGTGATGGAATCATTAATGCAGGAGTAGGCGGACTTTTTAATTTAGGATTAGGTCACAAAGAATTAGTCAATATGATTCTTTCTAAACGCCTCTTTAAGTATGACCCTCACGTTCTCAATAAGAAAATTATGAACTTTATTGATGGGTGTTATTTATGTGAACCAGGAGATGATTCAACAAGTATCGTAATAAAGGCTAGAAGCCCTAGACAAATTGTTATCTTAACAGGACCACCTCAAGATAAAATTTCAGATCGTGAAATCGTTATGAATCATTTTATGAGTAATCGAAATAGCAAGAAAATTGTATGTGGGGGTACTACGGGGAATATCGTAGCTCGTGAACTCCATCAGTCATTGGAAACAAGTATAATCTATGATGATCCAAGTGTACCGCCGATCGGTAAAATTAAGTCAATCGATTTGGTAACGGAGGGCATCTTAACCTTTAATAAATGTTTAGAAAAAATCAAGCAGTATAGGGAAACGAAGCAATTACCAACCCGTAATGATGGTGCATCGTTACTCACTAATGAATTAATCAATGCAGATGGTATTCAGTTCATAATAGGAACATCGGTAAATCCTGCTCACGAGGAGTTAATGGAATCCTTACAACTAATGCCAAGACCAGTAATTGTTAAGCAAATTATTCATGAATTAATTGCAATCGGAAAAGAAATTCAAGTGGAGTGGTTTTAA
- a CDS encoding [Fe-Fe] hydrogenase large subunit C-terminal domain-containing protein, with protein sequence MKETIMISDARCKDCYRCVRYCPVKAIGIRDGQARVVDDKCILCGNCVKTCPQNAKSAHSQFDQFLNFLKEGKRVVVSIAPSYLAATPYSSPWKLVAGLKYLGVFRIEETAVGAELISDYYKDIYKENEQKHVPVISSCCPTIVDGIKKYYPTLTRYLAKVISPMIAHGKMIKNRYDDEHTRVVFLGPCYSKMDELEETKDSVDAVINFKEVTNYFKHIGLDIEGLKPAYPDITSKRGRVYPLEGGVMHVSGINQTIKHGVVSLSGLDECMDLFKDLQNGLLTPHFIESLACKGGCVGGPEMANDLGVSVRRERLCRFMDEYHSSEQVSKEEKQGIDLSREHQPIDLKMNMPSHEKLKEILALTGKHQELDETNCGGCGYSSCREKAIAVYQGLAEVDMCIPYMREKAESLSNAVVECTDNIIIIVDEQLRIQEFNPAANQLFNQNKLNPKGEHLSRFIESSDFRKVWESGKTLKQYKEYPHYDLITKQRIYPLKDYGVIIGIFINVTKEERKKHEINEMKHEALNRASSVIREQMRVAQEIAGLLGESTAETKATLLELIEIMRKKESTTYDD encoded by the coding sequence ATGAAAGAAACAATTATGATTAGTGATGCAAGATGTAAGGACTGTTATAGATGTGTAAGGTATTGTCCTGTAAAGGCAATCGGAATAAGAGACGGTCAAGCTCGTGTTGTAGATGATAAGTGTATATTATGTGGAAACTGTGTTAAAACGTGTCCACAAAACGCTAAATCTGCACACTCACAATTCGATCAATTCTTAAATTTTTTGAAAGAGGGTAAACGTGTAGTCGTTAGTATAGCACCATCCTATTTGGCTGCAACGCCATATTCGAGTCCATGGAAATTAGTAGCCGGATTAAAATATCTCGGTGTCTTTCGGATTGAAGAGACAGCGGTCGGGGCTGAACTAATTAGTGATTATTATAAAGATATATATAAAGAAAATGAACAAAAACATGTGCCTGTTATATCTAGTTGTTGTCCTACAATTGTTGATGGAATAAAAAAGTATTATCCAACATTAACAAGATACTTAGCTAAAGTAATATCCCCAATGATTGCACATGGCAAGATGATAAAGAATAGATATGATGATGAACATACAAGAGTTGTATTTTTAGGACCATGCTATAGTAAGATGGATGAATTAGAGGAAACGAAGGATTCAGTGGATGCTGTCATCAATTTTAAAGAAGTAACTAATTATTTTAAACATATTGGACTGGATATTGAAGGCCTAAAACCCGCTTATCCGGATATTACTTCTAAACGAGGACGTGTATACCCTCTTGAAGGAGGGGTTATGCACGTGTCCGGTATTAATCAAACAATCAAACATGGAGTGGTTTCACTATCAGGTCTTGATGAATGTATGGATCTTTTTAAAGATTTACAAAATGGATTGCTTACTCCTCATTTTATAGAATCATTGGCTTGTAAAGGTGGATGTGTTGGAGGTCCTGAAATGGCGAATGACTTAGGCGTATCGGTCAGACGCGAGCGCTTATGTCGTTTTATGGATGAGTACCATTCAAGTGAGCAGGTAAGTAAGGAGGAAAAGCAGGGTATTGACTTATCTCGGGAGCATCAGCCAATTGACCTTAAGATGAATATGCCATCCCATGAAAAACTAAAAGAAATACTAGCACTTACAGGTAAACACCAGGAACTAGATGAAACAAATTGTGGAGGATGCGGGTATAGTAGTTGTCGCGAGAAAGCAATCGCTGTTTACCAGGGACTAGCTGAGGTTGATATGTGCATTCCGTATATGCGTGAAAAGGCTGAGTCGTTATCAAATGCGGTTGTAGAGTGTACAGACAATATCATTATCATTGTTGATGAACAGTTAAGAATTCAAGAATTTAATCCAGCTGCAAATCAGCTGTTTAATCAAAATAAGTTAAATCCAAAAGGAGAACACTTAAGTCGATTTATAGAATCATCTGACTTTAGAAAGGTTTGGGAATCTGGTAAGACGTTAAAACAATATAAAGAGTATCCTCACTATGATTTAATAACGAAACAGCGCATTTATCCTTTGAAGGATTATGGTGTGATTATTGGAATCTTTATTAATGTAACAAAGGAAGAGCGAAAAAAGCATGAAATTAATGAGATGAAGCATGAAGCTTTGAATAGAGCATCATCTGTTATTAGGGAACAGATGAGGGTGGCTCAAGAAATCGCTGGATTATTAGGAGAGAGTACTGCAGAAACAAAGGCTACTCTTTTAGAATTAATTGAAATCATGCGTAAGAAAGAGTCGACCACCTATGACGATTAA
- a CDS encoding (2Fe-2S) ferredoxin domain-containing protein translates to MVTITVCIGSGCHVRGARKIIEKIKQYIVDYDLDCNITLKGCFCQNLCNEGVIVKFNDLLVSGVTTENIISYVKKYVVNR, encoded by the coding sequence ATGGTTACCATCACTGTTTGTATAGGAAGTGGCTGCCATGTAAGAGGAGCAAGAAAAATCATTGAAAAAATTAAACAGTATATAGTAGATTATGATTTAGATTGCAATATAACGTTAAAAGGGTGTTTCTGTCAGAACTTATGTAATGAGGGTGTGATCGTAAAATTCAATGATTTATTAGTGAGTGGAGTCACAACAGAAAATATAATTTCTTATGTAAAAAAATACGTTGTAAATCGGTGA
- a CDS encoding RDD family protein, giving the protein MYIERKSVKGPRIGAAIIDWIFYLIMSFLIRTPIQFLVYRMNMRDLTFSWINFLLGLLIAFMYYTLVPYITKGKTLGKLLIGIKVVSSEFERPNLKELTFRNIFFLSSLIIGGITLVLNILVNTASFTSIIGLGLLSLVNIIIYITIFVMILATPEERGFHDMIAGTYVVSKDFDLDELNNTNVLERQGMEWAEFDDDLDIKNEEDEIGILGSNDKSKHDDDQIDLLKNDNNE; this is encoded by the coding sequence ATGTATATCGAACGAAAATCAGTAAAAGGACCTAGAATCGGTGCAGCTATTATAGATTGGATCTTTTATTTAATAATGTCATTTTTAATAAGGACCCCAATACAATTCTTAGTATACCGAATGAATATGAGAGACTTAACTTTTTCCTGGATCAATTTTCTTTTAGGTTTATTAATTGCTTTTATGTACTATACACTAGTTCCATACATAACTAAAGGAAAGACTCTAGGAAAGTTATTAATAGGTATTAAGGTAGTCTCAAGTGAATTTGAACGTCCTAACCTAAAAGAATTGACTTTTAGAAATATCTTTTTTTTAAGTTCACTCATCATAGGTGGAATTACGCTTGTGTTAAATATACTTGTCAATACTGCAAGTTTTACCAGTATCATTGGATTAGGATTACTATCACTCGTTAATATTATTATCTATATCACTATCTTCGTTATGATCTTAGCAACACCTGAAGAACGTGGGTTCCATGATATGATTGCAGGTACCTATGTGGTATCCAAGGACTTTGATCTTGACGAGTTAAATAATACAAATGTGTTAGAGCGCCAAGGAATGGAATGGGCGGAATTCGATGATGATCTGGATATCAAAAATGAAGAAGATGAAATTGGTATTCTTGGTAGCAACGATAAAAGTAAACATGATGATGATCAAATAGATTTATTAAAAAATGATAATAACGAATAA
- a CDS encoding ABC transporter ATP-binding protein/permease, giving the protein MIKLVNIHKIFENGNTGFLALKDVNIDFTENEFVCVLGKSGSGKTTLLNIIGGLDTPSSGHMVVDGVLTTKFTETQWDHFRNHKIGFIFQNFSLIEHLTVLDNVIIASKLQGVDKKEVSVKALEILRKVKIEDQANKLPKQLSGGQRQRVSVARALINDPDIILADEPTGALDKKTSKEVLDLIKEISKNKLIVMVTHSKRLANQYADRVINIKDGEVIDDTRPRTNEKVKIVKHNPKRTKFKLWDKVKHALGNIKMKKWRSFLTAFGLAIGVSGFILIDGISNGVRVNVDKQLDAYNNQPHLIYHVTEDNLEGKDLETYIDDLTDDEAIHAVRYDNGRRIRLMRINETEIDPNRNYSGYKFTYKFTDDESEQLRYFGKVYDDGRWPDADNEIVLSYNFALSLYDIDNIKTLWERLDNAEIEVVTESYYSVPYDFVYSFIDGGTEGYYKERFDVDDLACKTYNLSDETVEPEGYDAETFGAFNDQINTQKSFFNKVIYDERSSGEKQVVFCNDYTPFLIDPSAGVKDSKTYTVVGINKSQNISHSIVTEEAYKRMPITKGMRYDERGESYSYYPIEIYLTDDAKEQLFDIQLKYRDEVKHIEEVYSYSESTMPIMDVAIGIIQFIISLIMSVSVLTAGLMLLLVLFISVLERSREIGILRSLGATKSDILSIFVVESGVIGFLAGIIGVVLAIVLTVGANLFINHRYREDIEQIFNETDVNIIILRPVASVIAIIICILFAMIFGLIPAISASRKTPIDALRRVK; this is encoded by the coding sequence ATGATAAAACTAGTAAACATTCACAAAATATTTGAAAATGGGAATACAGGATTCTTAGCACTTAAAGACGTTAATATTGATTTCACTGAAAATGAATTTGTTTGTGTGCTAGGAAAATCAGGATCAGGTAAAACAACACTTTTAAATATAATTGGTGGACTTGATACACCTAGTTCAGGACACATGGTAGTAGATGGAGTACTAACAACTAAATTTACCGAAACACAGTGGGATCACTTTAGAAACCACAAGATTGGATTTATATTTCAAAATTTTAGTTTGATTGAGCACTTAACCGTATTAGATAATGTAATAATAGCATCCAAATTACAGGGTGTTGATAAGAAAGAGGTTAGTGTTAAGGCGTTAGAAATCTTAAGAAAAGTAAAGATTGAAGATCAAGCTAATAAACTTCCTAAACAACTTTCAGGAGGTCAAAGACAAAGGGTTTCCGTTGCTAGGGCCTTAATCAACGATCCAGATATAATACTGGCGGATGAACCGACCGGTGCACTGGATAAGAAGACTTCAAAAGAAGTACTTGATTTAATAAAGGAAATTAGTAAAAATAAATTAATCGTTATGGTAACGCATAGTAAGCGCCTTGCAAATCAATATGCCGATCGGGTAATTAACATAAAAGATGGGGAAGTTATTGATGATACACGACCAAGGACGAATGAAAAAGTGAAAATTGTTAAACATAACCCAAAACGAACGAAGTTTAAATTATGGGATAAAGTTAAGCATGCTTTAGGCAACATAAAAATGAAAAAATGGCGTTCCTTTTTAACCGCATTTGGTTTAGCTATTGGTGTTTCAGGATTCATACTAATCGATGGAATATCAAATGGTGTTCGGGTTAATGTAGACAAGCAGCTAGATGCGTATAATAATCAGCCTCATTTAATCTATCATGTTACTGAAGATAACCTAGAGGGTAAGGATTTAGAAACCTATATCGATGATCTAACAGATGATGAGGCTATTCATGCTGTTCGTTATGATAATGGTAGGCGAATTCGACTTATGAGAATAAATGAGACCGAAATTGATCCGAACCGAAACTATAGTGGTTATAAGTTCACTTATAAATTTACAGATGATGAAAGTGAGCAGTTACGATACTTCGGTAAAGTCTATGATGATGGTAGATGGCCAGATGCTGACAACGAAATTGTGTTATCGTATAATTTTGCTTTAAGTCTCTATGATATTGATAATATTAAAACCTTATGGGAACGATTAGATAACGCTGAGATTGAGGTTGTAACAGAAAGTTATTATTCGGTTCCATATGATTTTGTATATTCCTTTATAGATGGCGGTACTGAAGGATACTATAAGGAAAGATTTGATGTTGATGACTTGGCTTGTAAGACATATAACCTCTCTGATGAAACAGTAGAACCAGAAGGCTATGATGCGGAAACATTTGGGGCATTTAATGATCAAATCAATACACAAAAATCATTCTTTAATAAAGTAATTTATGATGAACGAAGTAGTGGTGAGAAACAGGTTGTATTTTGTAATGATTATACACCTTTCTTGATAGATCCAAGTGCAGGAGTAAAGGATTCTAAGACGTATACTGTAGTTGGAATTAATAAATCACAAAATATCAGTCATTCGATTGTAACAGAAGAAGCGTATAAACGTATGCCAATTACAAAGGGGATGAGATATGATGAAAGAGGAGAGTCGTATAGTTATTATCCGATTGAAATCTATCTAACAGATGATGCAAAAGAACAACTATTTGATATTCAACTAAAGTATAGGGATGAAGTGAAACATATAGAAGAGGTGTACTCCTATTCTGAAAGCACCATGCCTATAATGGATGTTGCCATTGGCATTATTCAATTTATCATTAGTTTAATCATGTCTGTTTCGGTTTTAACAGCCGGTCTCATGCTATTACTCGTATTGTTCATTTCCGTCCTAGAACGTAGTCGAGAAATTGGTATATTACGATCCCTTGGTGCTACTAAAAGTGATATACTCTCTATTTTTGTAGTTGAAAGTGGAGTCATTGGGTTTCTAGCGGGTATTATAGGAGTAGTATTGGCTATAGTCTTAACGGTTGGTGCAAACCTATTTATTAACCACCGCTACAGAGAAGATATTGAGCAAATCTTTAATGAAACCGATGTAAATATTATTATTTTGCGTCCTGTTGCAAGCGTAATCGCTATAATCATATGTATTTTATTTGCTATGATTTTCGGTCTGATACCTGCTATTTCAGCAAGTAGAAAGACTCCAATTGATGCATTAAGACGAGTTAAATAA
- a CDS encoding ABC transporter ATP-binding protein/permease has product MLVLNNVNKYYKTVNNFHALKNIDLTVTKGEFLAVLGESGSGKSTLLNVVSGLDTYESGDITIGGISTENFTKREWAIYRNNYVGFIFQEYNLVDHLSVVENVELPLLLQGVSPKEARQRALEKCQLLGLKNHVHKVPKKVSGGQQQRAAIARALVTEPEVILADEPTGALDSENAKIILDILKALSKDHVVILVTHDEENAKEYANRIVTLEDGRIINDTKEDVTTKITSKKETIEFKSPNMKLKVLWKFAKNNMGKRKLRTLFTSLTMAIGLISIFLITFLINGIRTEITDFVSELIPEDQYFVKSEVNQALVSYEDLDLIRGKDKVNEAFFPTRIHPLIESEDINPENPNVPTKGYVQNSTFLYSIPVHKKNFSRKNDLVGDYPKNEREVIVTSRVAEQIIGFKVKEDDLDQALDEIKDDLIEVDQISADETLDESFKIVGIVFDQQSSTVFTLHTKLEQYVNDFGNGAEYEQYTNIHVDRSKLNVFLNTEDKDEIEVFKDELADEGLVLRNPSNMVNGSIDQFFDTLLYILLGTASVSLLVAGILVGLMVYISVVERIKEIGILTSIGARRANIQSLFIFESGFIGFLSAIIALVLSLLISMLINNIFNQTIGSLMRTLNLGDMEEFKLLHIDWLAILIVFGISIGFAIVSGLIPAIRASGLKAVEALRQE; this is encoded by the coding sequence ATGCTAGTATTAAATAATGTAAATAAATACTATAAAACAGTCAATAATTTTCATGCACTAAAGAATATTGACCTAACTGTAACAAAGGGGGAGTTTCTTGCAGTACTCGGGGAATCTGGTTCAGGGAAATCGACGCTACTGAATGTAGTAAGTGGTTTAGATACTTATGAATCGGGTGACATTACAATCGGTGGTATTTCAACTGAAAACTTTACAAAGCGTGAATGGGCAATTTATCGTAATAATTATGTAGGGTTTATATTTCAAGAATACAATCTTGTTGATCACTTATCGGTCGTTGAAAATGTAGAACTACCTTTATTGTTACAGGGAGTATCGCCAAAGGAAGCAAGACAGCGTGCATTAGAAAAGTGTCAATTATTAGGTTTAAAGAATCATGTACATAAGGTTCCTAAGAAGGTGTCTGGTGGTCAACAACAACGTGCTGCTATAGCGCGTGCACTCGTAACAGAACCAGAAGTGATTCTAGCAGATGAACCAACCGGTGCCTTAGATAGTGAAAATGCAAAAATTATCTTGGATATACTAAAAGCATTATCAAAAGATCATGTTGTCATCTTAGTAACACATGATGAGGAAAATGCAAAAGAATACGCAAATCGTATCGTTACATTAGAAGATGGCCGAATCATTAACGATACGAAGGAAGATGTTACGACTAAAATTACATCAAAGAAGGAAACAATAGAGTTTAAAAGTCCAAATATGAAACTTAAAGTTTTATGGAAATTTGCTAAAAATAACATGGGGAAGCGTAAACTCAGAACCTTGTTTACATCCCTAACGATGGCGATTGGACTTATATCAATATTCTTAATTACGTTCCTCATTAATGGAATCCGGACTGAAATAACTGATTTCGTTTCAGAACTTATTCCTGAAGATCAATATTTCGTCAAGTCTGAAGTGAACCAAGCACTTGTATCATATGAGGACCTAGATCTGATTAGAGGAAAAGATAAAGTAAATGAAGCGTTCTTTCCAACTAGAATTCATCCATTAATTGAAAGTGAAGACATAAACCCTGAAAATCCGAATGTACCTACTAAAGGTTATGTACAAAATTCAACTTTTTTATACAGCATACCGGTACATAAAAAGAACTTTAGCAGGAAAAACGATTTAGTTGGAGACTATCCAAAAAATGAGCGAGAGGTAATTGTAACATCTCGAGTAGCTGAACAAATAATAGGTTTTAAAGTAAAAGAAGATGATTTAGACCAAGCACTTGATGAAATTAAAGACGATTTGATTGAAGTTGATCAGATTAGTGCCGATGAAACGTTAGATGAATCATTTAAAATTGTGGGAATTGTTTTCGATCAGCAAAGTTCTACAGTGTTTACCCTGCATACAAAACTTGAACAGTATGTCAATGACTTTGGTAACGGTGCTGAATATGAGCAGTATACAAACATTCACGTCGACAGAAGCAAACTCAATGTATTTCTTAATACTGAAGATAAAGATGAGATTGAGGTATTTAAAGATGAGTTAGCTGATGAGGGATTGGTGCTCCGAAATCCTTCTAATATGGTAAATGGATCAATTGACCAATTCTTTGATACTTTACTTTATATCTTACTTGGGACAGCATCTGTTTCGCTTCTTGTTGCTGGAATTCTTGTTGGGTTAATGGTTTACATTTCAGTAGTAGAACGAATTAAGGAAATAGGAATTCTTACCTCGATTGGTGCAAGACGTGCCAATATACAATCACTGTTTATTTTTGAATCTGGGTTTATTGGGTTCTTAAGTGCGATTATAGCGCTTGTTCTATCGCTTCTCATTTCGATGCTTATAAACAACATTTTTAATCAGACGATTGGATCATTAATGAGAACACTTAATCTCGGTGATATGGAAGAATTTAAATTACTTCATATAGATTGGCTTGCGATTTTAATCGTATTTGGAATTAGTATTGGCTTTGCAATTGTAAGTGGATTGATTCCTGCAATAAGAGCCTCAGGATTAAAAGCAGTAGAAGCATTGAGACAGGAATAG